In Fibrobacter sp. UWB15, the following proteins share a genomic window:
- a CDS encoding FISUMP domain-containing protein → MKFKLFTAAALLAYFSGCSDNETKMTYLTGIDDSPAESCSSEKETSVSLSSSSSTTTLAGDSSSSSNVQGSSSSSVLVSSSSNALNSSSSGVQELSSSSVEESSSSNNQVSSSSIDLILSSSSVQISSSSVVQESSSSEEESSSSVVQLIPSKDYDCSKYKCLPTQYLNPEIEYGELLDKRDNQVYRTVKIGDQVWMAQNLNYDIGDTTTDDRFVYWFSKEVIPHAEDSIAKYGRGYTWSQAIDTTEYCENHSCYFEISDLPRQGICPEGWHVPSKRDWKLLEKFVDMNNGDEDLGVSLKAKSLWAEHPDAPTGSDRFGFSALPFEPKMSRNHPLESVAFWSASESSECVSCADVREFNYYYQYVFKDYYGKSSRIALRCMQD, encoded by the coding sequence ATGAAATTTAAATTGTTTACGGCTGCAGCCCTGCTGGCATATTTTAGCGGCTGTTCTGACAACGAAACGAAAATGACTTATCTGACAGGCATAGATGATTCTCCTGCAGAGTCCTGTTCAAGTGAAAAAGAGACTTCGGTTTCTTTATCGTCGAGTAGTTCAACCACAACGCTTGCCGGGGATTCTTCGAGCAGTTCCAATGTACAAGGATCATCTAGTTCCAGCGTTTTGGTTTCTTCTAGTTCCAATGCGTTGAATTCGTCAAGTTCCGGCGTTCAAGAATTGTCGAGCTCAAGCGTAGAAGAATCGTCGAGTTCCAATAATCAGGTTTCGTCTAGTTCCATAGATTTAATATTATCTAGTTCCAGTGTTCAAATTTCATCGAGTTCTGTCGTTCAGGAATCGTCTAGTTCGGAAGAAGAGTCTAGCAGCAGTGTGGTACAGTTGATCCCTTCAAAGGATTATGACTGTAGCAAGTACAAGTGCTTGCCGACTCAGTACCTGAATCCAGAAATTGAATATGGTGAATTGCTGGACAAAAGGGATAATCAAGTCTATCGTACAGTAAAAATCGGTGACCAGGTCTGGATGGCTCAGAACTTGAATTACGATATTGGCGATACGACAACAGATGACCGGTTCGTCTATTGGTTCTCAAAGGAAGTTATCCCACATGCCGAAGATAGCATTGCCAAGTATGGCCGTGGCTATACTTGGTCTCAGGCTATTGATACCACTGAATATTGTGAGAACCATTCCTGCTATTTTGAAATTTCGGATCTTCCTCGTCAAGGCATTTGTCCAGAGGGTTGGCATGTGCCCAGCAAACGTGACTGGAAACTCTTGGAGAAATTTGTAGACATGAATAATGGAGACGAAGACCTTGGCGTGAGCCTTAAGGCGAAAAGTTTATGGGCTGAACATCCGGATGCACCCACGGGGTCGGATCGCTTCGGTTTTTCGGCGTTGCCGTTTGAACCGAAAATGAGCCGAAATCATCCATTGGAATCGGTTGCTTTCTGGAGCGCAAGTGAATCTTCAGAGTGTGTAAGTTGCGCTGACGTACGAGAATTCAATTATTATTATCAGTATGTATTTAAAGATTATTACGGGAAGTCCAGTCGAATAGCCCTACGCTGCATGCAAGATTAG
- a CDS encoding diacylglycerol kinase family protein produces MYKFVFLINPISGGGQGKVIHQYLPEIMSSLNYTEDQWKAEFTNIDGLDNQIRDALANTEKLVAVGGDGTVSSVLSVMVSSEYAKSVKIGLIPLGTGNDLARVLNLYKPYVDKGLLFLVRRLLQAKARPFDIWKVNGKLAFANYFSGGIDARIAHDFNRARANGEFNSNSVLVNKLHYVKSFFADRSYQLKKGKLSFVDAEGRSWQKILDGHRTVIVGNIPSFASGTNPFYKSDMADGLLEIVCVPNMFRFLLAIAVGNLPVIGNLVKKYFIKTRKARSLKLEFAEDEFLQLDGEDLSGKLGGHVDIDFACKVQIMALGE; encoded by the coding sequence ATGTATAAGTTTGTCTTTCTCATTAATCCGATTAGTGGCGGCGGCCAGGGCAAGGTGATTCACCAGTATTTGCCCGAAATCATGTCTTCTTTGAATTATACGGAAGACCAATGGAAGGCCGAATTTACCAATATCGATGGGTTAGACAATCAGATCAGGGACGCTCTTGCCAATACCGAAAAACTGGTGGCCGTCGGTGGCGATGGCACCGTGTCTTCTGTCCTTTCGGTCATGGTCTCTTCGGAATACGCGAAGTCCGTAAAAATCGGCCTGATTCCCCTTGGTACGGGTAACGATCTTGCCCGCGTTTTGAACCTTTACAAGCCCTATGTAGACAAGGGTCTTCTGTTCCTGGTGCGTAGGCTTTTGCAGGCCAAGGCACGACCCTTCGATATCTGGAAGGTGAACGGGAAACTTGCCTTTGCGAACTATTTTTCGGGCGGTATCGATGCCCGAATCGCTCACGATTTTAACCGCGCCCGCGCCAACGGCGAATTCAATTCGAATTCCGTGCTGGTGAACAAACTGCATTACGTGAAGAGTTTCTTTGCGGACCGCTCTTACCAGCTTAAAAAGGGTAAGCTTTCGTTTGTGGATGCCGAGGGCCGCAGCTGGCAAAAAATTCTGGACGGCCACCGCACCGTGATTGTGGGCAATATCCCGAGTTTTGCTAGCGGTACGAATCCCTTCTACAAGTCCGATATGGCTGACGGCCTGCTCGAAATCGTATGCGTGCCGAACATGTTCAGGTTCTTGCTGGCTATTGCGGTCGGGAACTTGCCTGTCATCGGGAATCTAGTCAAGAAGTATTTTATCAAGACCCGCAAGGCCAGGTCGCTTAAGTTAGAATTTGCCGAAGACGAATTTTTGCAGCTCGATGGCGAAGACTTGAGCGGTAAACTTGGCGGCCATGTAGACATTGACTTTGCCTGCAAGGTGCAGATTATGGCGCTGGGGGAATAA
- a CDS encoding gamma carbonic anhydrase family protein, which produces MASLIEYKGKKPVLGERVFIAEGAKVIGDVEIGDDSSVFYNTVIRADLAEIRIGKRTNIQDNVTVHLSTGVGVHVGDDVTVGHNAILHACDVDDHVLIGMGAILMDGVHIKSNSVVAAGAVVTQNKEFPERSLIVGAPAHVVRELTEDEIRKFHENAEHYLVIKEELRNS; this is translated from the coding sequence ATGGCTAGTTTGATTGAATACAAAGGTAAAAAGCCCGTTCTTGGCGAACGTGTGTTTATCGCGGAAGGTGCAAAAGTCATTGGCGATGTAGAAATTGGCGACGATTCGTCCGTTTTTTACAATACGGTTATCCGTGCAGACCTCGCCGAAATTCGCATTGGCAAGCGAACCAATATCCAGGATAATGTGACCGTGCATCTTTCGACAGGAGTCGGCGTGCATGTGGGCGACGACGTGACCGTGGGCCATAATGCCATTTTGCATGCTTGCGATGTTGACGACCACGTGCTGATTGGCATGGGTGCAATCCTCATGGATGGCGTACACATCAAGTCGAACAGCGTGGTGGCTGCCGGTGCCGTGGTGACGCAAAATAAGGAATTCCCGGAACGTAGCCTGATAGTGGGCGCTCCGGCCCATGTGGTGCGCGAACTGACCGAAGACGAAATCCGCAAATTCCACGAAAATGCGGAACATTATTTGGTCATTAAAGAAGAGTTGAGAAACTCTTAA
- the glgB gene encoding 1,4-alpha-glucan branching protein GlgB translates to MEWNDFTSLTSEDMRAIWDFNTKDPFSILGLHPLNTDRGLKTVIRAYQPQASFIRGESCDGEFEFDFMKLGNTGFFEAILDKEYEPFFYNLIIRQDDGNEYTLTDPYAFLPVLSDFDRHLISSGTHYELYRKLGANLVEHQGFKGVHFAVWAPNAHAVSVVGSFNSWDGRRHQMRMLGSTGIWEIFIPNIGEGELYRFEIHGADGNLHVKVDPLAKLSEVRPATASITTHLDGYEWGDDLYMSTHWATKVFGSPMNIYEVHAGSWRRDPANPDRFLNWDELAETLIPYLKEMGYTHVEFLPLAEHPLDESWGYQVTGYYSPTSRYGTPDQFRHFVDLCHQNEIGVIVDWVPAHFPKDAHALGRFDGTACYEHADPRQGEHPHWGTYIFNLGRNEVKNFLIANAMYWLKEFHCDGLRVDAVASMLYLDYGKGPGQWVPNKDGGNINYDTLEFLKHLNSIMGRLTPHAILIAEESTSFPSITRPPEQGGLGFHYKWNMGWMNDFLSYIQHEPIHRKYHHNQLTFSMVYAYSENFIQVFSHDEVVHGKGSMLGKMPGDNWQKFANLRLTYAFQYAHPGKKLNFMGNEFGQFREWNEKRSLDWHLISWDSHGKLLQMMKVLNHLYKENAPFWEIDHYYTGFEWIWCDDADNSIVSFVRKDDHGNQILCVFNFTPVVRNDYRLGAPTRGKWKEIFNTDASMFGGSNVGNFGEVWTQDIPWQNRQWSLNIKLPPLAAVYFRLER, encoded by the coding sequence ATGGAATGGAATGATTTTACGAGCCTTACGTCAGAAGACATGCGTGCCATTTGGGATTTCAATACCAAAGACCCGTTCTCGATTTTAGGTTTGCATCCGCTGAACACGGACCGCGGCTTAAAGACGGTGATTCGCGCCTACCAACCGCAGGCAAGCTTTATTCGCGGTGAATCTTGTGACGGCGAATTTGAATTCGATTTCATGAAGCTTGGCAACACGGGATTTTTTGAAGCCATTCTGGACAAGGAATACGAACCGTTCTTTTACAACTTGATCATTCGCCAAGACGACGGCAACGAATACACGCTGACCGACCCGTATGCATTTCTCCCTGTACTTAGCGACTTTGACCGCCACCTGATTTCGAGCGGCACGCACTACGAACTGTACCGCAAACTTGGTGCAAACCTTGTTGAACACCAGGGCTTTAAGGGCGTGCACTTTGCCGTCTGGGCTCCGAACGCCCACGCAGTCTCTGTCGTCGGTAGCTTTAACAGCTGGGACGGTCGCCGCCACCAGATGCGCATGCTTGGCTCCACCGGCATTTGGGAAATTTTCATTCCGAACATTGGCGAAGGCGAACTCTACCGCTTCGAAATTCACGGTGCCGATGGCAACCTGCATGTTAAAGTGGACCCGCTCGCAAAACTCAGCGAAGTCCGCCCGGCAACTGCCTCCATCACCACGCACCTCGACGGCTACGAATGGGGCGACGACCTTTACATGTCTACACATTGGGCAACCAAGGTCTTCGGTTCGCCCATGAACATTTACGAAGTCCACGCCGGTTCCTGGCGCCGCGACCCCGCGAATCCGGACCGCTTCTTGAACTGGGATGAACTTGCAGAAACCTTGATTCCGTACCTCAAGGAAATGGGCTACACCCACGTGGAATTTTTGCCGCTGGCCGAGCACCCGCTCGATGAATCTTGGGGCTACCAGGTGACCGGTTACTACTCCCCCACGAGCCGCTACGGCACACCGGACCAGTTCAGGCATTTTGTGGACCTTTGCCACCAGAACGAAATCGGCGTGATTGTGGACTGGGTTCCGGCTCACTTCCCCAAAGACGCCCACGCACTCGGACGCTTTGACGGCACCGCCTGTTACGAACATGCCGACCCGCGCCAGGGCGAACACCCGCACTGGGGCACCTACATCTTTAACCTGGGCCGTAACGAAGTCAAGAACTTCTTGATTGCAAACGCCATGTACTGGCTCAAGGAATTCCACTGCGACGGCCTGCGAGTTGACGCCGTGGCCTCGATGCTTTACCTCGACTACGGCAAGGGCCCCGGCCAGTGGGTCCCGAACAAGGACGGCGGCAACATCAACTACGATACGCTCGAATTCCTGAAGCACCTGAACAGCATCATGGGTCGCCTCACTCCGCATGCGATTTTGATTGCTGAAGAATCAACCAGCTTTCCAAGCATTACGCGCCCGCCTGAACAGGGCGGTCTTGGCTTCCACTACAAGTGGAACATGGGCTGGATGAACGACTTCCTCAGCTACATTCAGCATGAACCGATTCACCGCAAGTACCACCACAACCAGCTGACCTTCAGCATGGTGTACGCCTACAGCGAAAACTTCATCCAGGTGTTCAGCCACGACGAAGTGGTGCACGGCAAGGGCTCTATGCTAGGCAAGATGCCGGGTGACAACTGGCAGAAGTTTGCAAACCTCCGCCTCACCTACGCTTTCCAGTATGCGCACCCGGGCAAGAAACTCAACTTCATGGGCAACGAGTTCGGGCAGTTCCGCGAATGGAACGAGAAGCGTTCGCTTGACTGGCACCTCATCAGCTGGGATAGCCACGGCAAGCTCCTGCAGATGATGAAGGTTTTGAACCACCTGTACAAGGAAAACGCCCCGTTCTGGGAAATCGACCACTACTACACAGGCTTTGAATGGATCTGGTGCGACGATGCCGACAATTCCATCGTGAGCTTTGTGCGTAAGGACGACCACGGAAACCAGATTCTGTGCGTATTCAACTTCACGCCGGTGGTCCGCAACGACTACCGCCTCGGCGCTCCGACCCGCGGCAAGTGGAAAGAAATCTTCAACACCGATGCAAGCATGTTCGGCGGCTCTAACGTGGGTAACTTCGGCGAAGTCTGGACGCAGGATATTCCGTGGCAGAATCGCCAGTGGAGCCTGAATATCAAGCTCCCGCCGCTGGCCGCAGTCTACTTCCGCTTGGAACGTTAA
- a CDS encoding pyridoxamine kinase — protein sequence MYRRVLTIQDISCFGQCSLTVALPIISACGVETAVLPSAILSTHTGGFTGWTFQDLTKEMLPISEHWRVADIRFDAFYTGYLGSIEQINMVKHIMDTNGVDGAIRVVDPAMADNGALYPGFNMEFVDAMKDLCAHADVLLPNMTEACMLTDTEYSENIDRETVELLCKKLCELGTKSVVLTGVGFRPDYTGVMLYDGKEFNYYEHKKITKGFNGTGDCYASAFVGAMLRGRPMVDAARIAADFVLECIEKTYEDKSHWYGVKFELALPNLIKNLADE from the coding sequence ATGTACAGGCGAGTCCTTACGATTCAAGATATTTCGTGCTTTGGACAGTGCTCCCTCACGGTGGCACTGCCGATTATTTCTGCGTGCGGTGTAGAGACGGCGGTGTTGCCGTCGGCGATTCTTTCGACCCATACGGGCGGCTTTACAGGCTGGACATTCCAGGATCTGACTAAAGAAATGTTGCCGATTAGCGAACACTGGCGTGTGGCTGATATTCGCTTCGATGCGTTCTATACCGGTTATCTGGGTTCAATCGAGCAAATTAACATGGTCAAGCACATCATGGACACGAACGGTGTCGATGGTGCGATTCGGGTAGTCGACCCTGCCATGGCCGACAACGGGGCGCTTTACCCCGGCTTCAATATGGAATTTGTCGATGCCATGAAGGATTTGTGCGCCCATGCCGATGTTTTGCTTCCGAACATGACCGAAGCTTGCATGCTCACGGATACGGAGTACAGCGAAAATATTGACCGCGAAACGGTCGAACTGCTTTGCAAAAAACTCTGCGAACTGGGCACCAAGTCGGTGGTGCTGACCGGTGTCGGATTCCGTCCGGATTATACGGGTGTCATGCTTTACGACGGCAAGGAATTCAACTACTACGAGCACAAGAAAATTACCAAGGGCTTTAACGGCACAGGCGACTGCTATGCCTCGGCTTTTGTAGGAGCCATGCTCCGCGGTCGTCCTATGGTCGATGCGGCCCGGATTGCGGCCGACTTTGTGCTGGAATGCATCGAAAAGACTTATGAAGACAAGTCTCACTGGTATGGAGTCAAGTTTGAACTTGCGCTCCCGAACTTGATCAAAAATTTAGCAGACGAGTAG
- a CDS encoding UDP-3-O-(3-hydroxymyristoyl)glucosamine N-acyltransferase, with product MFSVRCAEVLEFLRNTESMECNVLRESPEVTLTGFAALTQARENDVSFWVGRVESVTHANGPSNDDLKKTAAGLLFVPSAAVQSGEVSFTEIFPNAKNIVAVKEPYHAMVKFLERFEGNGFNDNMESGVHFDRDYMGVGYGETGPWIHPTAVVEGFVDEGCFVGPGCVVMRGASIGRGCRLESNVTIYPNVIVGEGCIFQAGVVVGSRGFGFYEHEGERRMVPHFAGVRIGNRSSFGANTVVAAGFISPTTIGDNCHLDSMVQIAHNCVLGNNIYMASQTALGGTTILEDGVQFAGGAKAAGHLTVGKNAIVTAKAGVTKSVPAGKTVAGFPAIDIEIWRRQMVELRMMAKKKLEVGSRQ from the coding sequence ATGTTCTCCGTTCGCTGTGCCGAAGTCCTTGAATTTTTACGCAATACAGAATCGATGGAATGTAACGTCTTGCGCGAGTCGCCAGAGGTTACTTTAACAGGCTTTGCTGCACTGACGCAGGCTCGCGAAAACGACGTGAGTTTCTGGGTGGGTCGTGTCGAGAGTGTGACGCATGCAAACGGTCCTTCGAACGATGATTTGAAAAAGACGGCTGCCGGCCTCTTGTTTGTGCCTTCTGCAGCGGTGCAATCGGGCGAGGTTTCGTTTACCGAGATTTTTCCGAACGCAAAGAACATTGTCGCCGTCAAAGAACCTTACCATGCCATGGTCAAGTTCCTGGAACGTTTCGAGGGCAATGGCTTTAATGACAATATGGAATCGGGTGTGCATTTTGACCGCGACTACATGGGCGTGGGCTATGGCGAAACCGGCCCGTGGATTCACCCGACGGCAGTTGTGGAAGGCTTTGTCGACGAAGGCTGCTTTGTCGGGCCCGGCTGTGTGGTGATGCGCGGCGCAAGTATCGGGCGCGGTTGCCGCCTGGAATCAAACGTGACCATTTACCCGAATGTCATCGTGGGCGAGGGCTGCATTTTTCAAGCGGGCGTCGTTGTCGGTAGCCGCGGCTTCGGATTCTACGAGCACGAAGGCGAGCGCCGCATGGTGCCGCATTTTGCAGGAGTGCGCATCGGGAACCGCTCAAGCTTTGGTGCGAACACGGTCGTGGCGGCCGGATTCATTTCGCCGACGACCATCGGCGACAATTGCCACTTGGATTCCATGGTGCAGATTGCTCACAACTGCGTTTTAGGCAACAACATTTACATGGCCTCGCAGACGGCGCTTGGCGGCACGACGATTCTCGAAGACGGCGTACAGTTCGCGGGCGGAGCCAAGGCGGCGGGGCACTTGACCGTGGGCAAGAATGCGATTGTGACCGCGAAAGCGGGCGTGACTAAGAGCGTTCCCGCTGGCAAGACCGTTGCTGGGTTCCCGGCGATTGACATCGAAATCTGGCGTCGTCAAATGGTCGAACTCCGCATGATGGCGAAAAAAAAGTTAGAAGTAGGAAGTAGGCAGTAG
- a CDS encoding aldehyde dehydrogenase family protein — MSDFLQNIFDAQGENRWKIAQSSVKERIAKLVKLRKVIVARQQEFYDAVWTDFHKPKTEVWLTEVYPALQEIDHTVNHLPDWVEDKDGNFSLLFPLNSSVSHFEPKGRVLIMAPWNYPFLLFISPVVAAVAAGNVVIAKPSHKTPHVAAFLESLISDVFPQNEVAVVQGAGAEIGDQLLALPFDHVFFTGSPNVGAHVAEQAAKIHAGVTLELGGKSPAIVLDDVNIKDAAKKIAWGKCLNAGQTCIAPDYMLCPQRLMQPLAEAVADNIKKMYGETEDARRNSEIFVHIVESRTVERHQALIEDAVAKGAKAVIGGAEFCDSGTRYTPATVLTDVTPDMRIMESEIFGPILPIIAYDSLEDAITFIQARPKPLALYIFGKSEVKINEVIASTTSGSTCVNHCILQIENLSVPFGGVGMSGTGNYHGIYGFKTFSHERNVMRQGALDTMTFLYPPYHKKGEKGLRARIQRIARKFLS; from the coding sequence ATGTCAGATTTCTTACAAAACATATTTGATGCGCAGGGTGAAAACCGCTGGAAAATTGCACAATCAAGCGTGAAGGAACGAATCGCCAAGTTGGTTAAACTCCGCAAGGTCATTGTGGCCCGACAGCAGGAATTTTATGATGCCGTATGGACCGATTTCCACAAGCCGAAAACCGAAGTCTGGCTTACCGAAGTCTACCCTGCCCTGCAAGAAATCGACCACACCGTGAACCACTTGCCCGATTGGGTTGAAGACAAAGACGGTAACTTTAGTCTTCTGTTCCCGCTGAATTCAAGCGTGAGCCATTTTGAGCCCAAGGGCCGCGTGCTGATTATGGCACCGTGGAATTACCCGTTCTTGCTTTTTATTTCGCCGGTCGTCGCAGCCGTCGCTGCCGGCAATGTGGTGATAGCAAAGCCGAGCCACAAGACGCCTCATGTAGCGGCATTTCTTGAATCGCTGATTTCTGACGTTTTCCCGCAAAACGAAGTCGCCGTTGTGCAGGGCGCAGGTGCCGAAATTGGCGACCAGTTGCTCGCCCTCCCCTTCGATCATGTGTTCTTTACGGGTAGCCCGAACGTGGGCGCCCATGTGGCAGAACAAGCGGCAAAAATTCATGCCGGAGTCACGCTTGAACTCGGCGGAAAATCGCCGGCAATCGTTCTGGATGACGTGAACATCAAGGATGCCGCAAAGAAAATCGCCTGGGGCAAGTGCCTGAACGCAGGCCAAACCTGCATCGCTCCCGACTACATGCTTTGCCCGCAACGTTTAATGCAGCCGCTCGCCGAAGCCGTTGCAGACAACATAAAGAAGATGTACGGCGAAACCGAAGACGCCCGCCGGAACTCAGAAATTTTTGTACACATCGTTGAAAGCCGCACCGTCGAGCGCCACCAAGCGCTCATTGAGGATGCGGTTGCGAAGGGTGCGAAGGCCGTCATCGGCGGCGCGGAATTCTGCGACAGTGGCACCAGATACACGCCCGCGACCGTGCTGACCGATGTCACCCCCGACATGCGCATTATGGAATCCGAAATTTTCGGACCGATTCTCCCGATTATCGCTTACGATTCGCTAGAAGATGCAATTACCTTCATTCAAGCGCGCCCGAAGCCACTGGCGCTGTACATTTTTGGAAAATCCGAAGTGAAAATCAACGAAGTCATCGCCAGCACGACCTCGGGCTCTACTTGCGTGAACCACTGCATTTTGCAAATCGAAAATCTGTCGGTTCCTTTTGGCGGAGTCGGCATGAGCGGCACCGGCAATTACCACGGAATTTATGGCTTCAAGACTTTTAGCCACGAACGCAACGTGATGCGACAAGGCGCATTAGACACCATGACATTCCTTTACCCGCCGTACCACAAGAAAGGCGAGAAAGGACTCCGCGCAAGAATCCAACGGATTGCAAGGAAATTCCTCAGCTAG
- a CDS encoding thioesterase family protein, whose amino-acid sequence MAIAMEETVDPMQFTQVFKVTPEMIDDNHHFNNVWSVQWIQDIAIAHSEQVGGTQLMRDLGAGWMIHVQHVEYKNQAFLGDEIRGTTWVAAYGKVASLRKCRFERVSDGKVIFESETQWVLVDMKRGRPMAISDEMKRLYVGH is encoded by the coding sequence ATGGCGATTGCGATGGAAGAAACGGTTGACCCGATGCAATTTACGCAGGTGTTCAAGGTGACGCCCGAAATGATTGACGACAATCATCATTTCAATAACGTATGGTCGGTGCAGTGGATTCAGGACATCGCCATTGCTCATTCGGAGCAGGTGGGCGGTACGCAGCTGATGCGTGACCTGGGAGCTGGTTGGATGATTCACGTGCAGCACGTGGAATACAAGAACCAGGCGTTCCTCGGTGATGAAATCCGCGGAACCACTTGGGTCGCTGCTTACGGCAAGGTGGCTAGCTTGCGCAAGTGCCGCTTTGAACGCGTCTCTGATGGCAAGGTGATTTTCGAATCGGAAACCCAGTGGGTGCTTGTCGACATGAAACGCGGCCGTCCCATGGCCATTTCCGACGAAATGAAGCGCCTGTACGTCGGTCACTAG
- a CDS encoding L-threonylcarbamoyladenylate synthase, translated as MRFEVHPVNPQARIVKLAAAALEDDGLVLYPTESGYAIGCNAESPKAIHKLYALKKPMKKFFMALIIPDIRKATDYARVDNFAFNIMKPRVPGPYTFILPADPHIARRLDVKRPEIGVRMPTHPFFKELFQHFDKPILSTAAKLTEEDMYEPDDIWKTFEHSVDMMVDCGPIEINPTNIISLVGDQVEVIRGELLDP; from the coding sequence ATGCGTTTTGAAGTTCACCCTGTAAATCCGCAAGCGAGAATCGTGAAGCTTGCCGCAGCCGCCCTCGAAGACGACGGTCTTGTTCTCTACCCCACTGAATCTGGTTACGCGATTGGCTGCAACGCCGAATCGCCCAAGGCAATCCACAAGCTTTATGCCCTCAAGAAGCCGATGAAGAAGTTCTTCATGGCGCTCATCATCCCGGACATTCGCAAGGCGACCGACTACGCCCGAGTCGACAACTTTGCATTCAACATCATGAAGCCGCGCGTGCCCGGGCCGTACACGTTTATTTTGCCCGCCGACCCGCACATCGCCCGCCGCCTGGACGTCAAGCGCCCCGAAATTGGCGTGAGAATGCCGACGCACCCGTTCTTCAAGGAACTTTTCCAGCATTTCGACAAGCCGATTCTGAGCACGGCCGCCAAGCTCACCGAAGAAGACATGTACGAGCCGGATGACATCTGGAAGACCTTCGAGCATTCCGTCGACATGATGGTCGACTGCGGCCCTATAGAAATAAACCCGACCAACATTATCAGTTTGGTCGGGGATCAAGTCGAAGTGATTCGTGGCGAGTTGCTAGACCCGTAA
- a CDS encoding 3-hydroxyacyl-ACP dehydratase FabZ family protein, with protein sequence MSMLESLPKSNVDGILYDAEVVHSVLPQKAPFAFVDEILSLDAENMEIVAKWHLTGEEGFLKGHFPGNPVLPGVIQIESMAQAATLLTMIGREAETTGKRPAFMGVENCRFRAPVIPKAEIVLKAKLIMARHGIYKYSGELLIVDAEGKETLCTKADFSAAMV encoded by the coding sequence ATGTCAATGCTGGAATCTTTACCCAAGTCTAACGTCGATGGAATCCTCTACGATGCCGAAGTCGTCCACAGCGTGCTTCCGCAGAAGGCCCCGTTTGCCTTTGTCGATGAAATCCTCTCCCTCGATGCTGAAAACATGGAAATCGTTGCCAAGTGGCACTTGACCGGCGAAGAAGGATTCCTCAAGGGACATTTCCCGGGCAATCCGGTGCTCCCCGGCGTGATTCAGATTGAATCCATGGCCCAGGCTGCCACGCTCCTCACCATGATCGGTCGCGAAGCCGAAACCACGGGCAAGCGCCCCGCCTTCATGGGTGTCGAAAACTGCCGTTTCCGCGCTCCGGTGATTCCGAAGGCTGAAATCGTTCTGAAGGCCAAGCTCATCATGGCCCGCCACGGCATTTACAAGTACAGTGGCGAACTCCTGATCGTCGATGCCGAAGGCAAGGAAACGCTCTGCACCAAGGCCGACTTCAGCGCCGCCATGGTGTAA
- a CDS encoding UDP-3-O-acyl-N-acetylglucosamine deacetylase — protein sequence MSNVCEFKSPSLSFGSTSVSVEPLEKDPQKVPFVAWYVGEKLFYRSDACHCFEELEFFAKRTAGYKLSESGLELLSPEHLAPVFLMWPHRRFNVRLTDATKPEVPMMDGSSIPFFCEMRKFCGAPEELVFFDAPVHAEWDLGRDAAVYGHVRITPAETFEVEYVLDRNTARDGYDLKSAASVSIYSPENLYQIFMARTFIHQVELERARAAGLLAGVDESCGLLLAAGDCAAQNSACSPKFRIANEPAMHKILDLIGDLSFICPALPRVRIEITNGGHVSHHQIMEKIIPYVNAGIFTQV from the coding sequence ATGAGTAATGTGTGTGAATTTAAATCCCCCAGCTTAAGCTTTGGTTCGACATCGGTTTCTGTTGAGCCGCTGGAAAAGGATCCGCAGAAGGTTCCTTTTGTGGCGTGGTATGTGGGCGAAAAGCTTTTTTATCGCAGCGACGCGTGTCATTGTTTTGAAGAACTTGAATTTTTTGCGAAACGTACCGCTGGCTACAAGTTGAGCGAATCCGGCTTGGAACTTCTGTCGCCGGAGCATTTGGCACCCGTGTTCCTGATGTGGCCGCACCGGCGCTTTAACGTGCGGCTCACTGATGCGACTAAGCCCGAAGTCCCGATGATGGACGGTTCGTCGATTCCGTTCTTCTGCGAAATGCGAAAATTCTGCGGAGCGCCCGAAGAGCTGGTCTTTTTCGATGCTCCTGTGCATGCCGAGTGGGACTTGGGTAGAGATGCCGCGGTCTACGGCCATGTTCGCATTACGCCAGCCGAGACATTTGAGGTGGAATACGTTCTTGATCGCAATACCGCCCGCGATGGTTACGACCTGAAGTCGGCGGCCTCCGTCTCCATTTATTCGCCCGAGAACTTGTACCAAATTTTCATGGCGCGCACCTTCATTCACCAGGTGGAACTGGAGCGCGCCCGTGCGGCAGGACTCCTCGCAGGCGTCGATGAATCCTGCGGACTCCTGCTCGCAGCGGGGGATTGCGCGGCTCAAAACAGCGCCTGTTCGCCAAAATTCCGCATCGCAAACGAACCTGCGATGCATAAAATACTAGATTTGATTGGAGACCTGAGTTTTATCTGTCCGGCCCTTCCGAGGGTCAGAATCGAAATCACCAACGGTGGGCATGTGTCCCACCACCAAATCATGGAGAAAATCATTCCTTATGTCAATGCTGGAATCTTTACCCAAGTCTAA